A window of the Arachis duranensis cultivar V14167 chromosome 5, aradu.V14167.gnm2.J7QH, whole genome shotgun sequence genome harbors these coding sequences:
- the LOC107491341 gene encoding LOW QUALITY PROTEIN: calcium-dependent protein kinase 10 (The sequence of the model RefSeq protein was modified relative to this genomic sequence to represent the inferred CDS: inserted 2 bases in 1 codon), producing MGNCNACARADVVDSTTTTTTKPNTNNRKPNPFSSTPARPANPIRVLNNDIPAGPQHRARISDDYILGRELGRGEFGITYLCTDRETKEALACKSISKRKLRTAVDVDDVRREVKIMSTLPPHPNVVQLKGAYEDDENVHIVMELCEGGELFDRIVARGHYSERAAAGVFRTIAEVVRMCHANGVMHRDLKPENFLFANKKENSPLKAIDFGLSVFFKPGERFSEIVGSPYYMAPEVLKRNYGPEIDVYGFCVLVLVCGXETEQGVALAILRGVIDFKREPWPHISDSAKSLVRQMLEPDPKKRLTAEQVLAHPWLQNAKKAPNVPLGDLVRSRLKQFSMMNRFKKKALRVIADHLSVEEVEIIKDMFTLMDTDKDGRVTYEELKAGLRKVGSQLAEPEIKLLMEVADVDGNGILDYGEFVAVTIHLQKMENDEHFRKAFKYFDKDSSGYIEFGELQEALADESGETDHDVLNDIMREVDTDKDGRISYEEFVAMMKTGTDWRKASRQYSRERFKSLSLNLMKDGSLQLHDGISGQAVVV from the exons atgggAAACTGCAACGCTTGCGCCAGAGCAGATGTAGTAGACAGCACAACAACCACAACCACAAAGCCTAACACCAACAACCGTAAACCGAACCCCTTTTCTTCCACTCCGGCCCGGCCAGCCAACCCGATCCGCGTCCTGAACAACGACATCCCCGCGGGCCCGCAGCACCGGGCCCGAATCAGCGACGATTACATACTTGGCCGTGAGCTGGGCCGCGGCGAATTCGGCATAACCTACCTCTGCACTGACCGCGAGACCAAAGAAGCTCTGGCGTGTAAGTCCATCTCGAAGCGGAAGCTCCGCACTGCCGTCGACGTAGACGACGTGCGGCGCGAGGTGAAGATCATGTCCACGCTGCCGCCGCATCCGAACGTGGTGCAGCTGAAGGGAGCTTATGAGGACGACGAGAACGTTCACATAGTTATGGAGCTCTGTGAGGGCGGCGAGCTCTTCGATAGGATCGTTGCCAGGGGACACTACAGCGAGCGCGCCGCCGCCGGAGTGTTCCGAACGATCGCGGAGGTTGTTAGGATGTGCCACGCTAACGGTGTCATGCATAGAGACCTCAAGCCCGAGAATTTCTTGTTTGCTAACAAGAAGGAGAATTCGCCCCTCAAGGCCATTGATTTTGGCTTGTCTGTGTTCTTCAAGCCAG GGGAGAGGTTTTCGGAGATTGTGGGGAGTCCTTACTACATGGCGCCGGAGGTATTGAAGAGGAATTATGGACCGGAGATAGATGTGTATGgcttttgtgttcttgttttgGTTTGTGG AGAGACGGAGCAAGGTGTGGCTCTGGCAATATTGAGGGGGGTGATTGATTTCAAGAGGGAACCTTGGCCGCATATATCAGATAGCGCTAAAAGCCTTGTCCGGCAGATGTTGGAACCAGATCCTAAAAAGCGCTTGACTGCTGAACAGGTGCTTG CACATCCATGGCTACAAAATGCCAAGAAAGCTCCAAATGTTCCATTAGGTGATCTTGTGAGGTCAAGGCTTAAGCAGTTTTCTATGATGAATAGATTCAAAAAGAAAGCTCTTCGG GTAATTGCAGATCATTTATCTGTTGAAGAGGTAGAAATAATCAAAGATATGTTTACATTGATGGACACCGACAAAGACGGAAGAGTAACATACGAAGAACTAAAGGCTGGGTTGAGGAAAGTTGGTTCACAATTGGCTGAGCCAGAGATAAAGTTGCTGATGGAAGTG GCCGATGTCGATGGGAATGGAATACTTGACTATGGGGAGTTTGTAGCTGTTACCATTCACTTGCAAAAAATGGAGAACGATGAGCATTTCCGCAAAGCATTCAAGTATTTTGACAAAGACAGTAGTGGTTATATTGAGTTTGGTGAACTACAGGAAGCATTAGCAGATGAGTCAGGAGAAACTGATCATGATGTTTTGAATGACATCATGCGTGAAGTTGACACTGATAAG GATGGTCGCATCAGTTATGAGGAGTTTGTTGCCATGATGAAAACTGGAACTGACTGGAGAAAAGCATCTAGGCAATATTCAAGGGAGAGATTCAAGAGTTTGAGCCTAAACTTGATGAAAGACGGCTCTCTTCAGCTTCATGACGGTATCAGTGGTCAAGCTGTAGtggtttaa